Proteins from a genomic interval of Flammeovirgaceae bacterium SG7u.111:
- a CDS encoding DUF4837 family protein, whose protein sequence is MISTLKQTISQLLFLSVFLLILGSCNKKQKKAAGLLPSAKGDKGEIILVMDTARWNGPLGDELRKIFLSRVPGLPQPEPMFTVRAIDPFKFSSFLTQHKNLLFVTSLEDNTPGNRKMIKKFSPEALERIKIDTSLYMQTSTDEYAKGQFVVNLFGIDDATLLQKLKNNAEKIRETFNKVERERLISDIRKTKMNNKLMEIVKTKHNFSMRIPQGYKLAKDTTNFIWLRFTEYEFDKNILISYKPYRSTEEFQHENIVQLRNDIMQKQTQDPDNAAYFVVTEELIPPVFKETSINGNYAIEARGLWKLKHRFMGGPFLSYTFVDKAGERLFYIEGFVSAPGTTKREHIRELEVLLRTFQTF, encoded by the coding sequence ATGATTTCAACCCTGAAACAAACTATTTCCCAACTACTCTTTTTGTCTGTTTTCCTTCTCATACTAGGTTCTTGTAATAAAAAACAGAAAAAAGCCGCAGGGCTTCTTCCTTCTGCCAAGGGCGACAAAGGTGAGATAATACTAGTGATGGACACTGCAAGATGGAACGGTCCTTTAGGCGATGAGCTCAGGAAAATATTTCTCTCCCGAGTACCTGGCTTACCGCAGCCAGAACCCATGTTCACCGTGAGGGCTATCGACCCGTTCAAGTTTAGCAGCTTTCTTACCCAGCACAAAAACCTTTTGTTCGTCACCTCTTTGGAAGACAACACGCCCGGAAACAGGAAAATGATCAAAAAATTTTCGCCAGAAGCGCTCGAGCGCATCAAGATAGACACTAGCCTTTATATGCAAACCAGCACCGATGAATATGCCAAAGGGCAGTTCGTTGTGAACCTATTTGGCATAGACGATGCCACCCTTCTTCAAAAACTAAAAAATAATGCGGAAAAAATAAGAGAAACCTTCAATAAGGTGGAAAGAGAACGGCTTATCAGCGACATCAGGAAAACTAAAATGAACAATAAGCTGATGGAAATAGTGAAAACGAAGCACAACTTCAGCATGAGGATTCCCCAAGGTTACAAGCTGGCAAAAGACACGACCAACTTTATTTGGTTGCGCTTTACCGAGTACGAGTTTGACAAAAATATTCTCATCAGCTACAAACCGTACCGCTCTACCGAAGAGTTTCAGCATGAAAATATAGTACAGCTCAGGAACGATATCATGCAAAAACAAACGCAGGATCCTGACAATGCCGCTTACTTTGTAGTTACCGAAGAACTGATTCCGCCTGTGTTCAAAGAGACTTCTATAAACGGAAACTATGCTATTGAGGCCAGAGGACTTTGGAAGCTAAAACACCGGTTTATGGGCGGTCCTTTCTTAAGCTATACTTTTGTGGACAAAGCTGGTGAACGCTTGTTCTATATTGAAGGATTTGTAAGTGCTCCAGGCACTACCAAACGGGAGCATATCCGCGAACTGGAAGTCCTCCTCCGTACTTTCCAGACGTTTTAA